A genomic window from Oryctolagus cuniculus chromosome 12, mOryCun1.1, whole genome shotgun sequence includes:
- the CLEC14A gene encoding C-type lectin domain family 14 member A — MKPTLALCLLGQVLWFGPGAGEHPTADRAVCSASGACYSLHHATIKREAAEEACNLRGGALSSVRGDAELRAVLALLRAGPGPGGGSKDLLFWVALERRRSHCTLENEPLRGFSWLSPDASGVENDTLPWVEEPQRSCTARRCAGLQATGGVEPAGWKEMRCHQRANGYLCKYQFEALCSAPRPGAASDLSYRAPFQLTSASLDFSPPGTKVSALCPGQLWVSATCIADEFGERWDGLPGETVLCACPGRYLRGGECVELSNCLDDSGAFACECAAGFELGRDGRSCVTNEEAQPEHSGTKMPTRRLPATAASPVPKRTLSPREQKPGEMPHVPGRGSSAMSTPEIIQWGAQSTTSTLQRFPPTKSETTSRPSGSTIPQFNSTSSSSIPQAPGSSSTVVFVLVSIAVVVLVILTMTVLGLFKLCFHKDPSTRPRKGPLALPGVESNTEANARSSSAHCTDNGVRDRAEGASLTGSSLDSGDT, encoded by the coding sequence ATGAAGCCGACGCTCGCCCTGTGCCTCCTTGGGCAGGTTCTTTGGTTTGGGCCGGGCGCGGGCGAGCACCCCACCGCCGATCGAGCTGTGTGCTCGGCCTCAGGGGCCTGCTACAGCCTGCACCACGCTACCATCAAGCGAGAGGCGGCAGAGGAGGCCTGCAACCTACGCGGCGGGGCGCTCAGCTCGGTGCGAGGGGACGCCGAGTTGCGCGCTGTGCTCGCGCTCCTGCGGGCAGGTCCAGGGCCCGGAGGGGGTTCCAAAGACCTTCTGTTTTGGGTGGCGCTGGAGCGCAGGCGTTCCCACTGCACCCTGGAGAACGAGCCGTTGCGAGGTTTCTCCTGGCTGTCCCCCGACGCCAGCGGAGTCGAAAACGACACGCTGCCGTGGGTGGAGGAGCCCCAGCGCTCCTGCACGGCGCGCAGATGCGCAGGACTCCAGGCCACCGGGGGAGTTGAGCCCGCAGGCTGGAAGGAGATGCGATGCCACCAGCGTGCCAACGGCTACCTGTGCAAGTACCAGTTTGAGGCCTTGTGCTCCGCGCCGCGCCCCGGGGCCGCCTCTGACTTGAGTTACCGCGCGCCCTTCCAGCTGACCAGCGCCTCGCTGGACTTCAGTCCCCCCGGGACCAAGGTGAGTGCGCTCTGCCCCGGGCAGCTCTGGGTCTCAGCCACCTGTATCGCGGACGAGTTTGGAGAGCGTTGGGACGGGCTACCCGGAGAGACCGTGCTCTGTGCCTGCCCAGGGCGGTACCTCCGCGGCGGCGAATGCGTGGAGCTCTCCAACTGCCTAGACGACTCTGGAGCCTTTGCCTGCGAATGTGCTGCGGGCTTCGAGCTGGGGAGAGACGGACGCTCTTGCGTGACCAATGAGGAAGCACAGCCGGAACATAGCGGGACTAAGATGCCCACAAGGCGCCTGCCAGCCACTGCCGCTAGCCCAGTGCCGAAGAGAACGTTGTCACCCAGAGAACAGAAGCCGGGAGAGATGCCCCACGTGCCTGGACGAGGCAGTTCAGCAATGTCTACTCCAGAGATTATTCAGTGGGGCGCACAGAGCACGACCTCCACCCTTCAGAGATTCCCTCCAACCAAATCAGAGACAACCAGCCGCCCATCTGGAAGTACTATCCCCCAGTTTAATTCCACatcctcctcttccattccacaggctcctggctcctcctccaccGTGGTCTTCGTACTTGTGAGCATAGCAGTAGTAGTGCTGGTGATCTTGACCATGACAGTGCTAGGGCTTTTCAAACTGTGCTTTCACAAGGACCCTTCCACCAGGCCAAGGAAGGGACCTTTGGCCTTGCCGGGCGTGGAGAGTAACACGGAAGCTAATGCGCGCTCCAGTTCTGCGCATTGCACGGACAACGGGGTGCGGGACAGGGCAGAGGGCGCCTCACTGACGGGGTCCTCTCTTGACTCTGGGGACACCTAG